The genomic window AATTCAAGGCATCTATCTACAGTAGTATCTATAATTACTTGTTGTTTAGTAAGCTCTTTAATTATCTTATCCCATGATTCTCTTACATCAGCATAACTTGTAAAATCAGTAAATTTCTTTAATCCATCTACAAGTTTAATACCTGATTTTGGGTCAACACCACCGTTCATAGCAATTAAAAGAGTTTTTGGATAGTTAAGGAAACTCATCCCAGTACAACGGTATCCCCACTTACCAGGAACTGCAACTTCAACACAACCTATAGCGCTATAGTTGTAAGCATCATTTTTAGAAACTCCCTTTTCAATAAGAGACTTAATAATTACTTCATCACTATTAAATGCTGGCATTCCTGTTCCAAGTTTCATTAGTTCAATAGCTTCATTCATGAAAGCATCATCAAGTCCTGAATGATAACGTATAGTTAAATTAGGCTGTGGTAAATGAACTTGTGCATCTGAACGAATAATCATATATGATAAAGGATTAACTGCATCTTTTCCATCTACTGTCTGTCCTCCAATTGTAACATTTTGATAAAGCGGACTTCCTGCTGAAAATTGAGTATGACTCCATGAACGAATTTTATTTATTGTATATGTTTTTATCCAAAGGTTTGTAAGTAATTCACATGCAAAATCTTCTGTCATAGTTCCATTTTCAAGGTCTCTTTTATAGTATGGATATAAATATTGATCCATTCGTCCATAAGAAAGTGAGTGTCCATTACTTTCAATTTGAAGTACAAGTTGTATAAACCAAACTGATTGTACTGCTTCATAGAAAGTATCTGCTGCTTTATATGGAACTTTATCCATAATTCTTGAAAGCTCTAACAATTCATCTTTACGTTTTTTATCCTTAGTTTCTTGTGCAAGTTTTTTAGCAAGATCACTATACCTTTTAGCAAACTTTTTAGTTGCTTCTATTGTAATCTTTATACCTTTATAGAAATGAAGCTTTTCTTGATTTGTATATTCTGTTAAATCAAGTTCTTTTATTTTTCTATCAACTTGAGCCTCATAGCTCTTAAGACCTTCTTTAATAATTCTTTCATAAAGCACAGCTATATGAGCATCTCCTGCTGTAATATTACCTTCAGCTTTAATAATTCCAAGATCATAATAAAGCTTTGATAATTCAGGCATTGCAACAAGTGCTTTTTCTTTAATGGTTTTTCCTTTCCAAAATGGAGCAAGATTGCGAAGTACTTGTTTATTTTCTTCTGTTATATAGAATACATCTCCATCTCTTTTTTCAAATTTATCTAATTCATCTATAACCCAATCCATAGCATATTCTGGGAAAATAGGTGCAGCACAATTACTAGTTGCTTGGTTACCTGCAAGAATTGATTCTGGCTCTATATATATTGTCATTTTACTTAAAATATTATCTAACATTAAGGCTCTTTTAATAGCAAGAGGTTGAGATTCATGTTCACCATAAGCTTCAGTGGTATAAATAGCTCTTTCTACGCATACCCATCTTTTAATATTAAGTACATCCTCTCTATATTTATTCATTCTTGATGTTAATTCTCCAAAATAATTACTCATAATTATTTTCCCTCCATTTCTCTTTTATTTACTTAGAAGATTTATTACTTTATGCTAATAATATAACACTCCATTTCATTTGAGTCAATTAAAAGTTTCAAACGAAATTATTTTAAATTTTATATGAAAATAAAATTTGTTGTTTTTGCAACAATATTCTTTACGCTTATTAGGTTTTGTGTTATCCTATCCATAAATAAGTAATATTAAATTATTATTGTATAAATTTAAGGAGATGAGATTATGACTTGTGAAAAAGGCATTATTTTTAATATTCAAAGATTCAGTATTCATGATGGCCCAGGAATCAGAACCGTAGTCTTTTTAAAAGGATGTCCATTACATTGCCCTTGGTGTTCGAATCCAGAATCTCAAAATAATAATATTCAAATAACCTGGGATAAAAATAAATGTATTAATTGTGAAAAATGTATTGATATATGTCCTACTAAGTCTTTAAGTAACATTATAAAAGACGGCAATAAAATTATTTCAGTTAATGAAAAAACATGTGTAGGTTGCCTAAAATGTAAGAATGAATGCCCACAAAGTGCTATTTCTTATGAGGGCGAATTTAAAGATGTAGATGAAATTATTAATGAAGTGATGAAAGATGATGTATTTTATGATGAAAGCGGAGGTGGAGTAACTATTTCTGGTGGAGAAGTTCTTCAACAAGCTGAATTTGCAATGCAATTATTAAAAAAGGCTCACGAAAATGGTTTGCATACAGCTAGTGAAACTACTTGTTATACTGATTTCGAAACTTTTAAACGATTTATAGAAAATTTAGATTTACTTTTATGTGATATTAAACATTATGATAGTAATAAGCATAGAGATGTTGTTGGTGTTTCTTTAGAAAATATACAGAAAAATATAAAATATGCTATAGACTGTGGTTTAGATGTAATTGGTAGAATTCCTATTATTCCAGGATTTAATTTTAGTATTAAAGATGCAATAGGACTTTCAGATGCGTTAATAAATCTTGGCATAAATAAAGTAAATCTTCTCCCATTTCATCAGTTTGGAGAAAATAAATATACGTTACTAAATAAAACCTATAATATGAGTGATGTTGATGCTTTAAAAAAAGATGACCCTAAGTTTTTAGAGTTTGTATCAATATTTAAAGAAAAAGGGTTAGATGTTTCATTCTAAATTAAATAATATAGTTTAAATTAAAAAGCTGTAGTAATAAATAATATCACTACAGCTTTTCAATTTATAAATTATTAAGAATTACTACAAAGCATTTGTTTTATAATAGCATCCTAAAGAGTTTGCTGAAATAATTGCAGCATATACATCATTTGATGTTATTTCAAAAGGCATGTTATAAATAGTTTCTCCTTCTGCACATGAAGCATCTGCAACTGCTTTAATTTCCTCTTCAATTATCTTATTTATTCCCATATCTTCTAAAGTGACAGGAAGTCCAAGTTTAATACAGAATTTTATGACTTCTTCAATTTCTTCTGTAGGACTATTTTCTAATACAAGTTGTACTATAGTTCCAAAAGCAACTTTTTCACCATGATATAAATGATGGCATTGTTCTAAAACTGTAAATCCATTATGTATTGCATGTGCTGCCGCAAGACCACCACTTTCAAATCCTATACCGCTTAAAAAAGTATTAGCTTCTATAATATTTTCAACTGACTTTGTAGTTACATTATTTTCAACTGCAAGTTTTGCTTTGAAGCCATCCTCTAATAAAGTGGTGTAACATAATTTAGCTAATACTAATGCAGTTTTTGTAATTTCACCACCTGCCATATTTAAAGCATTAGATCTAACACAAGCTCTTGCTTCAAAATAAGTTGCTAACGCATCACCGATACCAGCCATAAGAAGTCTTGTAGGAGATTTAGCTATAATTTCTGTATCAACTAATACTAAATCAGGGTTTTTAGGCAATAAAAGATATTCACTAAATATACCTTCCTCTGTATATATTACAGATAATGCACTACAAGGTGCATCGGTAGAAGCAATAGTAGGAACAATAACTACAGGAATTTTTTTATAATAGGCTACAACTTTAACTGTATCAAATATTTTGCCACCTCCAATTCCTACTATTACATCACATTTATTATCTACTATTATTTTTCCTAACCTATCAATTTCTTTTTTTGAACATTCACCATTAAAAGATTCAAAAACTAAACTGCATCCAGATTCATTAAAGCTTTCTTCGATTATAACTTTAGTTCTTTTAATACCATTTGGAC from Clostridium septicum includes these protein-coding regions:
- a CDS encoding glycyl radical protein — translated: MSNYFGELTSRMNKYREDVLNIKRWVCVERAIYTTEAYGEHESQPLAIKRALMLDNILSKMTIYIEPESILAGNQATSNCAAPIFPEYAMDWVIDELDKFEKRDGDVFYITEENKQVLRNLAPFWKGKTIKEKALVAMPELSKLYYDLGIIKAEGNITAGDAHIAVLYERIIKEGLKSYEAQVDRKIKELDLTEYTNQEKLHFYKGIKITIEATKKFAKRYSDLAKKLAQETKDKKRKDELLELSRIMDKVPYKAADTFYEAVQSVWFIQLVLQIESNGHSLSYGRMDQYLYPYYKRDLENGTMTEDFACELLTNLWIKTYTINKIRSWSHTQFSAGSPLYQNVTIGGQTVDGKDAVNPLSYMIIRSDAQVHLPQPNLTIRYHSGLDDAFMNEAIELMKLGTGMPAFNSDEVIIKSLIEKGVSKNDAYNYSAIGCVEVAVPGKWGYRCTGMSFLNYPKTLLIAMNGGVDPKSGIKLVDGLKKFTDFTSYADVRESWDKIIKELTKQQVIIDTTVDRCLELNTMDVLCSALTDDCIERGLSLKEGGAIYDMISDLQVGIANLADSLSAIKKCVFEDKLFTTQELWDAILNNFDGENGKRIQKILLEVPPKFGNDDDYVDNLIREAYDSHIVEIKKYHNTRYGRGPIGGNYYAGTSSISANVGQGLGTMATPDGRNAWEPLAEGCAPCHSMDKNGPTAVFKSVSKLPTTEITGGVLLNQKVNPQTLSSEEDKLKLIALLRTFFNRLDGFHVQYNVVSKETLKDAQVNPDKHRDLIVRVAGYSAFFNVLSKKTQDDIIERTEQTV
- a CDS encoding glycyl-radical enzyme activating protein; translation: MTCEKGIIFNIQRFSIHDGPGIRTVVFLKGCPLHCPWCSNPESQNNNIQITWDKNKCINCEKCIDICPTKSLSNIIKDGNKIISVNEKTCVGCLKCKNECPQSAISYEGEFKDVDEIINEVMKDDVFYDESGGGVTISGGEVLQQAEFAMQLLKKAHENGLHTASETTCYTDFETFKRFIENLDLLLCDIKHYDSNKHRDVVGVSLENIQKNIKYAIDCGLDVIGRIPIIPGFNFSIKDAIGLSDALINLGINKVNLLPFHQFGENKYTLLNKTYNMSDVDALKKDDPKFLEFVSIFKEKGLDVSF
- a CDS encoding glycerol dehydrogenase encodes the protein MSKIIICPNKYVQGKGEIKNLSKHTKNLGKSIFIVASPNGIKRTKVIIEESFNESGCSLVFESFNGECSKKEIDRLGKIIVDNKCDVIVGIGGGKIFDTVKVVAYYKKIPVVIVPTIASTDAPCSALSVIYTEEGIFSEYLLLPKNPDLVLVDTEIIAKSPTRLLMAGIGDALATYFEARACVRSNALNMAGGEITKTALVLAKLCYTTLLEDGFKAKLAVENNVTTKSVENIIEANTFLSGIGFESGGLAAAHAIHNGFTVLEQCHHLYHGEKVAFGTIVQLVLENSPTEEIEEVIKFCIKLGLPVTLEDMGINKIIEEEIKAVADASCAEGETIYNMPFEITSNDVYAAIISANSLGCYYKTNAL